A stretch of Plectropomus leopardus isolate mb chromosome 24, YSFRI_Pleo_2.0, whole genome shotgun sequence DNA encodes these proteins:
- the pspc1 gene encoding paraspeckle component 1 isoform X1, which produces MANRNIQQANMQSSSSPQPAKPGTESPAPEQSPANKDSPAPPQQQQQSPAAEQAEGAGEGGEEGRAAVTLDITSFRKPGEKTFTQRSRLFVGNLPVDIPEEEFKNMFAKYGNINEVFINRDRGFGFVRLETRMLAEIAKAELDGTIMNNRPIRVRFATHGAALTVRNLLPAVTNELLEQAFSQFGLVERAVVVTDDRGRPTGRGIVEFANKVSARKALERCTEGALLLTNTPCPAIVEPSEHFDDEDGQPEKLLQKTPKYYKEREQTPRFAQPGTFEFEYSSRWKALHEMEKQQREQVDKNIREAKEKLEAELESAKHEHQLMLMRQDLMRRQEELRRLEELRNQELQRRKQIEMRHEEERRRREEEMMRHREQEDLRRHPDGLKPNYMDNREQEMRVGELGPRGAINMGGTGMIVFRLADTETRPSDDDELNDDCLNFIYHFFFFFVLHPKWLL; this is translated from the exons ATGGCTAACAGAAATATACAGCAAGCGAACATGCAAAGCAGTAGCTCCCCTCAACCAGCGAAACCCGGGACCGAGTCCCCGGCCCCGGAGCAGTCACCGGCGAACAAAGACAGCCCCGCGccgccgcagcagcagcagcagtccccCGCGGCGGAACAAGCGGAGGGAGCCGGGGAAGGAGGCGAAGAAGGCCGGGCTGCAGTGACTCTGGATATCACGAGTTTTCGGAAGCCCGGTGAGAAGACTTTCACCCAGCGCTCACGGCTGTTTGTGGGGAATCTGCCGGTGGATATCCCGGAGGAGGagttcaaaaacatgtttgctaAATACGGGAACATTAACGAGGTTTTCATCAACAGAGACCGGGGCTTCGGCTTCGTCCGCCTG GAAACACGAATGCTGGCAGAGATCGCCAAAGCCGAGCTGGATGGGACTATTATGAATAATCGACCAATCAGGGTCCGCTTTGCGACACATGGCGCTGCTCTCACAGTTCGCAACCTGCTGCCTGCAGTGACAAACGAGCTGCTGGAACAG GCGTTTTCTCAGTTCGGGTTGGTGGAGCGGGCTGTTGTCGTGACCGATGACCGTGGTCGTCCCACTGGGAGAGGCATTGTGGAGTTTGCAAACAAAGTATCTGCACGTAAAGCCCTGGAGCGCTGCACGGAGGGAGCGCTGCTGCTGACCAA CACACCCTGTCCAGCCATCGTAGAGCCCTCGGAGCACTTTGATGATGAGGATGGACAGCCTGAAAAATTGCTGCAGAAGACTCCAAAGTACTACAA agaGCGAGAGCAGACGCCACGTTTTGCTCAGCCGGGGACATTTGAGTTTGAATACTCGTCTCGCTGGAAAGCTCTTCACGAGATGgagaaacagcagagagagcaggtgGACAAGAACATCAGAGAGGCCAAAGAGAAACTGGAGGCTGAGCTGGAGTCGGCCAAACACGAACATCAGCTCATGTTGATGAGACAAG ATCTAATGAGACgtcaggaggagctgaggagacTGGAAGAGCTCCGTAATCAGGAGCTGCAGAGACGAAAGCAGATAGAAATGAG gcatgaagaggagaggaggaggagagaggaggagatgatgaGACACAGGGAACAGGAGGACCTGAGACGCCACCCGGACGGCCTCAAACCAAACTACATGGACAAT AGAGAACAGGAAATGAGAGTGGGTGAGCTGGGCCCTCGTGGAGCCATTAATATGGGAGGTACGGGCATGATTGTGTTTAGATTGGCTGATACAGAAACCAGACCGAGTGACGATGATGAGTTGAATGATGACTGCCttaatttcatttatcattttttttttttttttgtcttgcatcCCAAGTGGCTTCTataa
- the pspc1 gene encoding paraspeckle component 1 isoform X2, translating to MANRNIQQANMQSSSSPQPAKPGTESPAPEQSPANKDSPAPPQQQQQSPAAEQAEGAGEGGEEGRAAVTLDITSFRKPGEKTFTQRSRLFVGNLPVDIPEEEFKNMFAKYGNINEVFINRDRGFGFVRLETRMLAEIAKAELDGTIMNNRPIRVRFATHGAALTVRNLLPAVTNELLEQAFSQFGLVERAVVVTDDRGRPTGRGIVEFANKVSARKALERCTEGALLLTNTPCPAIVEPSEHFDDEDGQPEKLLQKTPKYYKEREQTPRFAQPGTFEFEYSSRWKALHEMEKQQREQVDKNIREAKEKLEAELESAKHEHQLMLMRQDLMRRQEELRRLEELRNQELQRRKQIEMRHEEERRRREEEMMRHREQEDLRRHPDGLKPNYMDN from the exons ATGGCTAACAGAAATATACAGCAAGCGAACATGCAAAGCAGTAGCTCCCCTCAACCAGCGAAACCCGGGACCGAGTCCCCGGCCCCGGAGCAGTCACCGGCGAACAAAGACAGCCCCGCGccgccgcagcagcagcagcagtccccCGCGGCGGAACAAGCGGAGGGAGCCGGGGAAGGAGGCGAAGAAGGCCGGGCTGCAGTGACTCTGGATATCACGAGTTTTCGGAAGCCCGGTGAGAAGACTTTCACCCAGCGCTCACGGCTGTTTGTGGGGAATCTGCCGGTGGATATCCCGGAGGAGGagttcaaaaacatgtttgctaAATACGGGAACATTAACGAGGTTTTCATCAACAGAGACCGGGGCTTCGGCTTCGTCCGCCTG GAAACACGAATGCTGGCAGAGATCGCCAAAGCCGAGCTGGATGGGACTATTATGAATAATCGACCAATCAGGGTCCGCTTTGCGACACATGGCGCTGCTCTCACAGTTCGCAACCTGCTGCCTGCAGTGACAAACGAGCTGCTGGAACAG GCGTTTTCTCAGTTCGGGTTGGTGGAGCGGGCTGTTGTCGTGACCGATGACCGTGGTCGTCCCACTGGGAGAGGCATTGTGGAGTTTGCAAACAAAGTATCTGCACGTAAAGCCCTGGAGCGCTGCACGGAGGGAGCGCTGCTGCTGACCAA CACACCCTGTCCAGCCATCGTAGAGCCCTCGGAGCACTTTGATGATGAGGATGGACAGCCTGAAAAATTGCTGCAGAAGACTCCAAAGTACTACAA agaGCGAGAGCAGACGCCACGTTTTGCTCAGCCGGGGACATTTGAGTTTGAATACTCGTCTCGCTGGAAAGCTCTTCACGAGATGgagaaacagcagagagagcaggtgGACAAGAACATCAGAGAGGCCAAAGAGAAACTGGAGGCTGAGCTGGAGTCGGCCAAACACGAACATCAGCTCATGTTGATGAGACAAG ATCTAATGAGACgtcaggaggagctgaggagacTGGAAGAGCTCCGTAATCAGGAGCTGCAGAGACGAAAGCAGATAGAAATGAG gcatgaagaggagaggaggaggagagaggaggagatgatgaGACACAGGGAACAGGAGGACCTGAGACGCCACCCGGACGGCCTCAAACCAAACTACATGGACAAT TGA